The Solanum dulcamara chromosome 6, daSolDulc1.2, whole genome shotgun sequence genome contains the following window.
CACATCGATAGGCACGTGGTGACTGATTCCTCCAGTTAATAAACCGTTGAGAAAAGACTAATTTCCCTCTCTTCACAGCTGTTGCTAGCTGTTCTTAATCCCCTCCCATGTGACTCACTATTCCTCTTCCTccaaaaacaaatgaaaaacaaaactaaacaaatatgattcatttttaatttatcGAGGACATTATCTCaaataaaagagaataaaaGTTATGAATAAGAATAGAAAGTTAGTATGTAATTAAGAATTATCTTATTACTAGTCTATTCATGTATTTGAATTGATGATTGTATAGAGTACTGTATCAAGCGTAGTATTAGCCTATTCATATTATAGTCTTAAACTTTTGGTATCTAATCACTTGTCAATGTGTTTTGGTAGCCACGCCTTCTTGTCGCATATATGTTTTGCACTGTTTTGCTTTGTACTAGCCGTATTATTATAATTCTTGCTTCTAATATTCAACATCCTTGGTTGTTTTAAGACTCTAATTTGTCattgaactttgagaaaaaaagCTTATCTATGCTATCAGTTAAAAGTTTGgcttatttatgtcatttttgtttgagaaaagactcattcATGCCATTAtttataaactaaaaatatttttcgctTTGTAAAACTATTTTGTACACGTGGTCAATTATGATTCGATAGCATAAATgaaccaaacttttaacggatgacataaatgagtcttttctcaaagttcgatgacatattttagcattttctcttgttttaattattgcactattttgttgttcttgttcCTTGTACACTATTTCTTGTTCCTTGGATTTGCTGTACTTGAGCTAAGAGTGTTTGAGAAACAGTGCCTCTACGGCATTTACAAAATAATGATAAGGTCAGCATACGCTCTATCTTTTTTAGACCTCACTTATAATAAtttaccgaatatgatatttatatcaaatattatcaatttattatatttaagtGATTAAATGATATAATAATGCATGCCAATTGATAATCAAacactaatttatttattttttatgtatagaCACATTCATATCATGCATTTATTTAGCTGATATGAATATCAAGTAGGAATAAATTTTTACCAACTTTACCTCCTTATTATccttttcttcatcttctttataTACCCAAAAGCTCAATTCTTTCAACACAATTGAACCTTTTTGCCAATTTTTAGTAGTGCATGGCTCAACTACCACCAAAAGTTCCTACAATGGCACACAATTGGCCTTTTCAAAACATGCCTCCATTGCCTAATTCCTCCACCATCGTCGCCAATCACCACAGTAGTAATTCCTGGGTCGACGATTTCCTGGATTTCTCGTCGGCCCGAAGGAATTCTCACCGGAGATCGGTTAGCGACCCGATTGCATTCGTGGAGGCTCCTTTTCTCCAGCAATGTCGGGGCACCGGGTTGAATAATGGATTCGATAAATTGGATGATGAACAACTTACTACTATGTTTTCCGATGATAGCGGCGGCGGCGGCGGCGGCGGTACTGCATTTTCTGTTACGGCGCCGTCGTCAAATCCGTCGAGTACGAATCCTTCTACGCCGTCTGATCAAATCAGCGAAAATGAAGATCAGAAATCACCGTTTCGACTAGTAGATGTTAATCAAGTGGTTCAACCGAAGAATGAGCCAGGAGAAGATGATAGTGATAATCAATCGGCGGCAGCTAATAAAAATCCTGCTAATGATTCTTCTGATAATAATTCTATTGTGGATCCAAAGAGGATTAAGAGgtaattatgattatgactaGCCTAATTGCTAATTTAAGCATTAATCTTTCGTCATTTGCATATGTAAATGTTAAATCACGTGAAACAGTTAGAGCTATgatattgttatttatttaattatattgtcAACACGTCTTATCACGATGAGTAATTAACGGGTTCTcgcttttttttttagaattttagcAAACAGGCAATCAGCTCAAAGATCTAGAGTTAGAAAGTTACAGTACATTTCAGAACTGGAAAGAAGTGTAACCACTCTGCAAGTAAgtgtataatataatattctaATTACTAACAACTAATTGTTCATTAATcataatcaattaattaataCTAATTAACTTCTGTTTTTTCCCCCTTTCAGACTGAAGTATCAGCATTGTCACCAAGAGTTGCTTTTTTGGATCATCAAAGGCTGC
Protein-coding sequences here:
- the LOC129892079 gene encoding basic leucine zipper 61-like; amino-acid sequence: MAQLPPKVPTMAHNWPFQNMPPLPNSSTIVANHHSSNSWVDDFLDFSSARRNSHRRSVSDPIAFVEAPFLQQCRGTGLNNGFDKLDDEQLTTMFSDDSGGGGGGGTAFSVTAPSSNPSSTNPSTPSDQISENEDQKSPFRLVDVNQVVQPKNEPGEDDSDNQSAAANKNPANDSSDNNSIVDPKRIKRILANRQSAQRSRVRKLQYISELERSVTTLQTEVSALSPRVAFLDHQRLLLNVDNSALRQRIAALAQDKIFKDAHQEALKKEIERLRQIYHEQNLKKMNNNGTADAPPSATAPPMSCTEEA